Proteins from a genomic interval of Streptomyces fodineus:
- a CDS encoding AfsR/SARP family transcriptional regulator produces MRINLLGPLQAYGDDHRVDLAPAAQKVRQTLALLVLNAGRVVRFEQLMDELWDADPPTSAHTALQTYVYQLRKRFSLGNPRSGGAARATGPLLGTVDGGYQLSLPADHVDVFRCEPLLARARGQFRDEDFAGARDTAAAALQLWRDDALVDVRKGPMLQAEAVRLKELRTSAHHLRIEADLHLGRHHEVLGELTSMAGREPTNEWAQRNLMTALYRMDRRAEALQVYQRARVRIATELGLDPSPELQALHTAVLTSDEALLRPAGRLTAVTATTRAPCHLPAPRERLTGRAGQLARLTAVLAGRARADRPLVIVGGAPGTGKSELCLHAAHQVSGHYPDGRLYARLRDGAGRRVRAAEILRSFLRGLGATEEQLRLGTTDLSLLFRTWTADMRVLVVLDDVCDVGDLTPLLPSGVGCGVVIGSRRRLFVSSSAVHVELAGLPFGDCLHLLASSVPSHRITMDPEGLRRLAGLCRGLPGALFAVASQLRRRPHWTARQATAWILESGGADSDPLGVRAGFDRTLATLPAESRSLAYALLSPGVPDRLTPALAAAALGINDQRAEDLLEELSESYLLRARHPCVNGRFSYEWEPGVRPLAGRQSNAPVMCSA; encoded by the coding sequence ATGAGAATCAACCTTCTCGGGCCGCTTCAGGCCTACGGGGACGATCACCGCGTCGACCTGGCACCGGCCGCTCAAAAAGTACGTCAGACACTGGCACTGCTCGTGCTGAACGCGGGCCGGGTGGTGCGCTTCGAACAACTCATGGACGAGCTGTGGGACGCCGACCCGCCGACCAGTGCGCACACCGCTCTGCAGACTTATGTGTACCAGCTCAGGAAGCGGTTCTCCCTCGGCAACCCGAGGAGCGGCGGCGCGGCACGGGCGACCGGCCCGCTGCTGGGCACGGTCGACGGCGGCTACCAGCTGTCGCTGCCCGCCGACCACGTGGACGTCTTCCGGTGCGAGCCGCTGCTCGCTCGTGCCCGTGGGCAGTTCCGTGACGAGGACTTCGCGGGGGCCCGTGACACGGCCGCCGCGGCGCTGCAGCTGTGGCGCGACGATGCGCTGGTGGACGTGCGCAAGGGGCCCATGCTGCAGGCCGAGGCGGTCCGCCTGAAGGAGTTGCGTACCAGCGCACACCACCTGCGGATCGAAGCCGACCTGCACCTCGGCCGGCACCACGAGGTGCTCGGCGAACTCACCTCGATGGCCGGGCGGGAACCCACGAACGAGTGGGCCCAACGCAATCTGATGACGGCTCTCTACCGCATGGACCGGCGGGCGGAGGCGCTCCAGGTCTACCAGCGGGCACGCGTGCGGATCGCGACAGAGCTGGGTCTCGACCCTTCACCCGAACTCCAGGCCCTGCACACGGCCGTGCTCACGTCGGACGAGGCGCTGCTGCGCCCCGCCGGGCGGCTCACGGCCGTGACCGCCACCACTCGGGCGCCCTGCCATCTGCCCGCCCCGCGCGAGCGTCTGACCGGACGTGCCGGGCAACTGGCGCGCCTCACCGCGGTGCTGGCCGGCCGGGCGCGGGCGGACCGGCCGCTCGTGATCGTGGGGGGCGCTCCCGGTACGGGGAAGAGCGAGCTGTGCCTGCACGCCGCGCATCAGGTGAGCGGTCACTACCCGGATGGACGGCTCTACGCGCGTCTCCGTGACGGCGCCGGCCGGCGGGTGCGGGCCGCCGAGATCCTCCGCTCCTTCCTGCGTGGACTCGGCGCGACGGAGGAGCAGTTGCGACTGGGCACGACCGACCTGAGCCTGCTGTTCCGTACCTGGACCGCCGACATGCGCGTGCTGGTGGTGCTCGACGACGTGTGCGACGTAGGAGACTTGACGCCGCTGCTGCCGTCCGGCGTCGGCTGCGGCGTGGTGATCGGCAGCCGACGGCGGCTGTTCGTGTCCTCGTCGGCGGTCCACGTCGAACTGGCCGGACTGCCTTTCGGCGATTGTCTGCACCTGCTGGCATCCTCCGTGCCGAGCCACCGGATCACCATGGACCCGGAGGGGCTGCGACGGCTGGCCGGGTTGTGCCGGGGTCTGCCGGGCGCGCTCTTCGCGGTCGCTTCGCAGTTGCGCCGCCGCCCGCACTGGACGGCCCGGCAGGCCACTGCCTGGATCCTCGAGTCCGGAGGCGCCGACAGCGATCCGCTGGGCGTGCGGGCCGGATTCGACCGGACGCTCGCGACGCTGCCCGCCGAGTCGCGGTCCCTGGCGTATGCGCTGTTGTCTCCCGGCGTCCCCGACCGGCTCACGCCGGCGCTTGCCGCCGCGGCCCTGGGGATCAACGACCAGCGGGCCGAGGACCTGCTGGAGGAACTGTCGGAGAGCTACCTGCTGCGCGCGCGACACCCGTGCGTGAACGGCCGGTTCTCCTACGAGTGGGAGCCCGGGGTGCGCCCGCTCGCGGGGCGGCAGAGCAACGCGCCGGTCATGTGCTCCGCCTGA
- a CDS encoding ATP-grasp domain-containing protein — translation MPQRPKLVLVGQLSVFPWVFDAAERAGIDLILVPRGDDTPGSAGRAKSVVELLPLDIEGNPDGALSALADRYRREPFGGIMAGNERVIPFVARAARELGLTGLTEEAAVVVRDKRRMRQRLLEAGLGVPGFVVIKDPDSWTDALTLRFPVVVKPANGHSSFAVVRADDRDSLEQAVACTWKLVEAHLGAADGSDSDAGVLVEEYLDGPEISAESLVYHGQVRVCAVSWKGEMTGPYFEETTLRAPAQLPAEILAAIETEVIGAHHAFGVTEGTTHTELRLVGGVRPVLLEMAARLGGGGNMHHLAHVSSGIDLAAEALRIHLGREPLCWRQEPAPAGHAAVYLVPIGSGGRVRQIRGLDAVRTDPQVDYVVQIAGPGAVLRPYPDWSGNPAIVLSHHASDAEAEAYLDHLARTLHVEYEEQD, via the coding sequence ATGCCACAGCGCCCGAAGCTCGTCCTCGTCGGCCAATTGTCCGTGTTCCCCTGGGTGTTCGATGCCGCCGAGCGTGCCGGTATCGACCTGATTCTCGTCCCCAGGGGGGACGACACACCGGGGTCCGCCGGGCGGGCCAAGTCGGTGGTCGAACTGCTGCCATTGGACATCGAAGGAAACCCGGACGGTGCGTTGTCCGCGCTCGCCGACCGCTATCGGCGAGAGCCCTTCGGCGGCATCATGGCGGGCAACGAAAGGGTCATTCCGTTCGTGGCGCGCGCCGCTCGGGAGTTGGGCCTCACCGGGCTGACCGAGGAGGCGGCGGTCGTGGTGCGTGACAAGCGGCGCATGCGCCAACGTCTGCTGGAGGCGGGTCTGGGCGTGCCCGGCTTCGTGGTCATCAAGGACCCGGACAGCTGGACCGACGCGCTGACCTTGCGGTTCCCGGTCGTGGTCAAGCCGGCGAACGGCCACTCCAGCTTCGCTGTGGTCCGTGCGGATGACAGGGACAGCCTTGAGCAGGCCGTGGCCTGCACCTGGAAGCTCGTGGAAGCCCACCTGGGTGCCGCCGACGGGTCGGACTCAGACGCCGGTGTGTTGGTCGAGGAGTACCTCGACGGGCCGGAGATCTCCGCAGAATCCCTCGTGTACCACGGGCAGGTACGGGTCTGTGCCGTCAGCTGGAAGGGTGAAATGACGGGGCCCTACTTCGAGGAGACCACGTTGCGGGCCCCTGCCCAGCTACCCGCCGAGATACTCGCTGCGATCGAGACGGAGGTGATCGGTGCCCACCACGCCTTCGGCGTCACGGAGGGCACCACGCATACCGAACTGCGGCTGGTCGGCGGGGTGCGGCCGGTGCTGCTGGAGATGGCCGCGCGCCTCGGGGGCGGGGGCAATATGCACCACCTCGCCCACGTCAGCAGCGGGATCGACCTGGCCGCCGAGGCGCTGCGCATCCACCTCGGCCGGGAGCCGCTCTGCTGGCGTCAGGAGCCGGCACCGGCCGGTCACGCGGCGGTCTATCTGGTGCCGATCGGCAGCGGCGGACGGGTCAGGCAGATAAGGGGCTTGGACGCGGTGCGTACCGACCCGCAGGTGGACTACGTGGTGCAGATCGCGGGCCCCGGCGCAGTGCTGCGCCCCTATCCGGACTGGTCCGGAAACCCGGCGATCGTGCTCTCCCACCACGCGTCGGATGCCGAGGCCGAGGCGTACCTCGACCACCTCGCCCGGACGCTGCATGTCGAGTACGAAGAGCAGGACTGA
- a CDS encoding 2OG-Fe dioxygenase family protein, with protein MTDIASSMPTTGQQLRDRVPTFSEQVRRTGFVVMRKQELAGLISDADLEELRGAWENLPVDTQIDGVDVYRERRYGRLRVDVDGDTVTFEVLPNAVFRQDSIPLWKGKDRVFEPVAEDVLLSTGMRALVGFNARMATALNGNTSWKVGVHLVRVVARAGAHGLPTPEGRHRDGHSYVGLHLMRRDGVTGGLSTVHPNDGSDIVQTTLLQPLDSMFFDDNMITHEVSPTVSQGASGVRDMLQIDFNPVA; from the coding sequence ATGACCGACATCGCCAGCAGCATGCCGACCACCGGACAGCAGCTCCGTGACCGCGTGCCCACCTTCTCGGAGCAGGTCCGTCGCACCGGCTTCGTCGTCATGCGCAAGCAGGAGCTCGCCGGGCTGATCAGCGACGCCGACCTCGAGGAACTCCGCGGCGCCTGGGAGAACCTGCCGGTCGACACCCAAATCGACGGCGTCGACGTCTACCGCGAGCGCCGCTACGGTCGGCTGCGCGTCGACGTCGACGGCGACACCGTCACCTTCGAGGTCCTGCCCAATGCCGTCTTCCGCCAGGACTCCATCCCGCTCTGGAAGGGCAAGGACCGGGTCTTCGAGCCGGTCGCCGAGGACGTCCTGCTCAGCACCGGCATGCGCGCCCTGGTCGGTTTCAACGCCCGGATGGCGACCGCGCTCAACGGCAACACCTCGTGGAAGGTCGGGGTCCACCTGGTCCGCGTCGTCGCCCGCGCCGGCGCCCATGGCCTGCCCACCCCCGAGGGCCGCCACCGCGACGGCCATTCCTACGTCGGCTTGCACCTGATGCGTCGCGACGGCGTCACCGGCGGCCTGTCCACCGTCCACCCCAACGACGGCAGCGACATCGTGCAGACCACCCTGCTCCAGCCGCTCGACTCCATGTTCTTCGACGACAACATGATCACCCACGAGGTCTCGCCGACTGTCTCCCAGGGCGCCTCGGGCGTGCGCGACATGCTCCAGATCGACTTCAACCCGGTGGCCTGA
- a CDS encoding M20/M25/M40 family metallo-hydrolase translates to MFGHADTVPGGPPVRTTDGVLHGRGAVDAKGPQAAMIRAAARIARSGLPARVVLVGAVDEERYPAGAHYLVDRMRPDAVMTGEPSGSTCMGIGCWGNLRFSIGVGVPAALTSSPAASAVEVAVELWATARERFAHQPGRRGAAHPPRPGAALPA, encoded by the coding sequence CTGTTCGGCCACGCCGACACCGTGCCGGGCGGGCCGCCGGTGCGGACCACCGACGGCGTCCTGCACGGCCGGGGCGCGGTCGACGCCAAGGGTCCGCAGGCGGCCATGATCCGCGCGGCCGCGCGGATCGCCCGGTCCGGCCTGCCGGCCCGCGTCGTCCTGGTCGGTGCCGTCGACGAGGAACGCTACCCGGCGGGCGCCCACTACCTGGTCGACCGGATGCGGCCGGACGCCGTGATGACCGGGGAACCCAGCGGCTCGACCTGCATGGGCATCGGCTGCTGGGGCAACCTGCGCTTCAGCATTGGCGTCGGCGTGCCCGCGGCGCTGACCAGCTCACCCGCCGCGAGCGCGGTCGAGGTAGCCGTCGAGCTGTGGGCCACCGCCCGGGAACGCTTCGCACATCAACCCGGCCGCCGAGGCGCTGCGCATCCGCCTCGGCCGGGAGCCGCGCTGCCGGCGTGA
- the sbnA gene encoding 2,3-diaminopropionate biosynthesis protein SbnA: protein MLHRRADQFLIERIQQIRRGLTGTPLITLANEQCDLVAKLEFCNPTGSSKDRSALWILEQAIGRGEIAHDTTVVESSSGNFALALAFYCRMLGIPFVPVIDPNCNEATETQLRLLCERVEKVCLRDTAGSYLKTRLSRVQELLAELDSAYWPNQYANPDARDAHYRFTAGELIAQAGPLDYLFVGVGTGGTIAGLSHRIKETYPGCVVVAVDAEGSVIFGGPPKKRRIPGIGSSIVPPLCGQALIDHVEIVPETRAVEACAALATTYGLYAGGSTGSTYAAVQDYFAQHPPGPHRPRVAFIAADRGHAYAQTIHDPTWARQLHAQTLQPPGIETLAVN, encoded by the coding sequence ATGCTCCACAGGCGCGCTGATCAATTCCTGATCGAACGGATACAGCAAATCCGCAGGGGCCTCACGGGAACCCCGCTGATAACCCTGGCCAACGAGCAGTGCGACCTCGTCGCGAAGCTGGAATTCTGCAATCCCACCGGAAGCAGCAAGGACCGTTCGGCACTGTGGATTCTGGAACAGGCAATCGGCCGCGGCGAGATAGCGCACGACACCACGGTGGTCGAGTCGTCGTCCGGCAATTTCGCGCTGGCCCTGGCCTTCTACTGCCGCATGCTCGGTATCCCGTTCGTCCCGGTCATCGATCCCAACTGCAACGAGGCCACCGAAACCCAGCTCCGGCTGCTGTGCGAGCGGGTGGAGAAGGTCTGCCTCCGTGACACGGCGGGCAGCTACCTGAAAACCCGGCTGTCCCGGGTGCAGGAACTGCTGGCCGAACTCGACTCGGCCTACTGGCCCAACCAGTACGCCAATCCCGATGCCCGCGACGCGCACTACCGCTTCACCGCCGGCGAGTTGATCGCGCAGGCCGGCCCGCTCGACTACCTCTTCGTCGGCGTGGGCACCGGCGGCACGATCGCCGGACTCTCCCACCGGATCAAGGAAACCTACCCGGGCTGCGTGGTCGTCGCCGTCGACGCCGAAGGCTCGGTGATCTTCGGAGGCCCGCCGAAGAAGCGGCGGATCCCCGGCATCGGCTCCAGCATCGTGCCACCGCTGTGCGGCCAGGCACTGATCGACCACGTCGAGATCGTCCCCGAGACACGCGCCGTCGAGGCCTGCGCCGCCCTGGCCACCACATACGGCCTGTACGCGGGAGGATCCACCGGCAGCACCTACGCCGCCGTCCAGGACTACTTCGCCCAACACCCTCCCGGCCCACACCGACCCCGGGTCGCCTTCATCGCCGCCGACCGCGGCCACGCCTACGCCCAGACCATCCACGACCCCACATGGGCCCGGCAACTACACGCACAAACGCTACAGCCCCCCGGCATCGAAACCCTCGCCGTCAACTGA
- the sbnB gene encoding 2,3-diaminopropionate biosynthesis protein SbnB, translated as MTVIGAGDIAAETDRHRPELVEVVRSAYLTHDAGQSSNPQSSFLRFPHQNRSRIISLPAYLGGEFEVAGNKWIASFPDNTRHGIPRASATLVLNDCVTGYPFACMESSIVSATRTAASAVLGAQTLLGARRARRVGIVGTGLIAQHVWRFLRDLDWEIDGFRLFDLDPAAAGRFGAVMAEHTEAEIVVGDSVEDAFTDCDLVVLTTVAGEPHLHDPGLLAHNPVVLHVSLRDLAPEMILAAQNFTDDVDHAVRERTSLHLTEQRTGNRDFVDGTLGDLLRGRLRRDHGRPAVFSPFGLGVLDLAVGKWVHDRVVAAGRGRRESDFFTGVGV; from the coding sequence ATGACCGTGATCGGTGCGGGCGACATCGCCGCCGAGACGGACCGTCACCGTCCGGAGCTCGTCGAGGTCGTCCGTTCCGCCTACCTCACGCACGACGCCGGTCAGAGCTCGAACCCGCAGAGCTCGTTCCTGCGCTTCCCACACCAGAACCGGTCGCGCATCATCTCCCTGCCGGCCTATCTGGGCGGCGAGTTCGAGGTCGCCGGCAACAAGTGGATCGCCAGCTTTCCGGACAACACGCGGCACGGAATCCCCCGGGCCTCGGCCACACTGGTCCTCAACGACTGCGTCACCGGCTACCCGTTCGCCTGCATGGAGTCCTCGATCGTCTCGGCGACGCGGACCGCGGCCTCCGCGGTGCTCGGCGCGCAGACGCTGCTCGGCGCGCGCCGAGCCCGCCGGGTCGGCATCGTGGGCACGGGTCTGATCGCCCAGCACGTCTGGCGGTTCCTGCGTGATCTCGACTGGGAGATCGACGGCTTCCGGCTCTTCGACCTCGACCCGGCGGCGGCGGGCCGCTTCGGTGCCGTGATGGCCGAGCACACCGAGGCCGAGATCGTGGTCGGCGACTCGGTGGAGGACGCGTTCACCGACTGCGACCTGGTGGTGCTGACCACGGTGGCCGGCGAACCGCACCTGCACGACCCCGGGCTGCTGGCCCACAACCCGGTGGTGCTGCACGTGTCCCTGCGCGACCTCGCCCCCGAGATGATCCTCGCCGCCCAGAACTTCACCGACGACGTCGACCACGCCGTACGGGAGCGCACCTCGCTGCACCTGACCGAACAGCGCACCGGCAACCGGGACTTCGTCGACGGCACCCTCGGTGACCTGCTGCGCGGGCGGCTGCGCCGGGACCACGGCCGCCCGGCGGTCTTCTCGCCGTTCGGACTCGGCGTACTCGACCTTGCCGTCGGCAAGTGGGTGCACGACCGGGTCGTCGCCGCGGGCCGGGGCCGCCGCGAGAGCGACTTCTTCACCGGAGTGGGGGTCTGA
- a CDS encoding MbtH family protein has product MSASPAPGPAGDRYVVVVNHEEQYSVWFADRELPAGWTATGAQGTRQECLDHIEQVWTDLTPRSVRASR; this is encoded by the coding sequence ATGAGCGCCTCACCCGCCCCGGGCCCCGCCGGGGACCGGTACGTCGTCGTGGTGAACCACGAGGAGCAGTACTCGGTCTGGTTCGCCGACCGTGAGCTGCCCGCCGGCTGGACCGCCACCGGTGCGCAGGGCACCCGCCAGGAGTGCCTGGACCACATCGAGCAGGTGTGGACCGACCTGACCCCGCGGTCCGTACGAGCATCACGATGA
- a CDS encoding thioesterase II family protein, with translation MTAADLAPAWLRGLGSRELSAQWRLFVFPHAGAGASAYRLAAYLPDTVEVCTVQLPGRENRFAEPALTSLDDAVAALAPLIADHTDLPYAFFGHSMGSLIAFETARRLRALGTRMPDRLFLSGMRAPGSPDRDPRHRLPDDKLLATAEFGGVDAELQELLLPLLRADLTLCETYTHRAEAPLPCPLTVLAGSDDDSVDETELAGWREHTSADFELHLFPGAPHLYVRGTERQLAETITRTFPERG, from the coding sequence ATGACGGCCGCCGATCTCGCACCGGCCTGGCTGCGCGGGCTCGGCAGCCGTGAACTCAGCGCGCAGTGGCGCCTGTTCGTCTTCCCGCACGCCGGAGCAGGCGCCTCCGCCTACCGGCTGGCGGCGTACCTGCCGGACACCGTGGAAGTCTGCACGGTCCAGTTGCCCGGCCGGGAGAACCGGTTCGCCGAACCGGCCCTGACGTCCCTGGACGACGCCGTGGCCGCGCTGGCGCCGCTCATCGCGGACCACACGGACCTGCCGTACGCCTTCTTCGGGCACAGCATGGGCTCCCTGATCGCCTTCGAGACGGCCCGGCGGCTACGCGCACTCGGCACGCGCATGCCCGACCGCCTGTTCCTGTCGGGCATGCGCGCCCCCGGCTCACCGGACCGCGACCCGCGGCACAGGCTGCCGGACGACAAGCTGCTCGCCACAGCCGAATTCGGCGGCGTGGATGCCGAGTTGCAGGAGCTGCTGCTGCCGCTGCTGCGCGCGGACCTGACGCTGTGCGAGACGTACACGCACCGGGCCGAGGCACCCCTGCCCTGCCCCCTGACCGTTCTGGCCGGCTCGGACGACGACAGCGTCGACGAGACGGAGCTCGCCGGCTGGCGCGAGCACACCTCGGCCGACTTCGAACTGCATCTGTTTCCCGGCGCCCCCCACCTGTATGTGCGCGGCACGGAACGACAGCTGGCAGAGACGATCACGCGCACCTTCCCCGAACGGGGCTGA